One segment of Allorhodopirellula heiligendammensis DNA contains the following:
- a CDS encoding agmatine deiminase family protein — MSLPRRFPAQWEPCDAVWLAWPHNLETWPGHFKGIPEAFAAFAVAIAESTPVRILASDSLRESCQRIILPAVSEHPRSGTLRPIEIVEIPTNDCWIRDFGPTFVHEGDGLLAVNWHFNAWGGKYAPHDLDQAAGREIALAAGVRCLHAGLTLEGGALETDGAGRLLVHSACVLDDARNPGLTQQQAAQRFNQYLGVHEIAWIDGGLIPGDDTDGHIDQLARFVDRENIVAAVAADANDPCAAALQANFRQLQLWGRQTSPNVQIHRLPVPPPRTIDGHPVPQSYCNFLRLGADRILVPTFAHPSSDTKAIEILSDLCPGVEIQGVPCEKIAWGLGALHCASCHQPAPPDGNRHV; from the coding sequence GTGAGCCTCCCGCGACGTTTTCCCGCTCAATGGGAGCCGTGCGACGCGGTATGGCTGGCCTGGCCGCATAACCTTGAGACGTGGCCAGGTCATTTTAAGGGTATCCCCGAGGCATTCGCTGCCTTTGCGGTGGCGATTGCGGAATCGACGCCAGTACGAATACTCGCCAGCGATAGTCTGCGCGAGTCTTGTCAGCGAATCATATTGCCGGCCGTTAGTGAGCATCCTCGCAGTGGCACGCTCCGCCCGATCGAAATCGTCGAAATCCCGACGAACGACTGTTGGATCCGCGATTTCGGCCCCACCTTTGTCCATGAGGGCGACGGCCTGCTCGCGGTGAACTGGCACTTCAACGCATGGGGTGGGAAATACGCTCCGCATGATCTGGACCAGGCTGCTGGGCGGGAAATCGCGCTAGCCGCCGGCGTGCGTTGCCTGCATGCGGGTCTGACCCTGGAAGGGGGGGCATTGGAAACCGATGGGGCGGGCCGCCTGCTGGTGCATTCAGCTTGTGTCCTGGATGATGCTCGCAATCCGGGGTTGACCCAGCAGCAAGCCGCTCAGCGGTTCAATCAGTATCTTGGCGTTCACGAAATTGCCTGGATTGACGGCGGACTGATTCCTGGGGATGACACCGATGGACACATCGATCAATTAGCAAGGTTCGTCGACCGCGAGAACATCGTTGCCGCGGTGGCCGCCGACGCTAATGATCCCTGCGCTGCGGCTCTGCAGGCCAACTTCCGTCAACTTCAGCTGTGGGGGCGGCAGACCAGCCCGAATGTGCAGATCCATCGATTGCCGGTTCCGCCGCCGCGAACGATCGATGGCCACCCTGTCCCGCAGAGTTACTGCAATTTTCTGAGGCTGGGCGCTGACCGCATCCTGGTGCCGACCTTCGCTCACCCCTCCAGCGACACCAAGGCCATTGAGATCCTCTCGGATCTCTGCCCTGGCGTGGAGATCCAGGGCGTGCCCTGTGAGAAAATCGCCTGGGGTCTCGGAGCCCTCCACTGCGCGAGTTGCCATCAGCCGGCACCGCCCGATGGCAATCGCCACGTTTGA
- the hpf gene encoding ribosome hibernation-promoting factor, HPF/YfiA family, whose product MQVNVSARHGTLQPGDQELIEEKAIKLRRLYDRINAIEVTIDLKQLDKPVVEINVSAEHAEDCIARAEASNVIAALDNAIPKVEQQLRRLKDRKTGNRSAAHKHVESAPLSDDDE is encoded by the coding sequence ATGCAAGTGAATGTTTCAGCCCGCCATGGCACTCTTCAGCCTGGTGACCAGGAACTGATTGAGGAAAAGGCAATCAAACTTCGGCGACTCTACGACCGGATCAATGCGATCGAGGTCACAATTGATTTGAAACAATTGGACAAACCCGTCGTCGAAATCAACGTTTCCGCTGAGCATGCTGAAGACTGCATCGCACGCGCCGAGGCGAGTAACGTGATCGCCGCCTTGGATAATGCGATCCCCAAGGTTGAGCAGCAGTTACGGCGTCTCAAAGATCGAAAGACTGGAAACCGCTCAGCGGCTCATAAACACGTCGAGTCCGCTCCCCTGAGTGACGACGACGAGTGA
- a CDS encoding PTS sugar transporter subunit IIA, which yields MKFSDFVKKGAIRANLQSTTKEAVINELVESLLEAGEIAADQRDDIIAAIMKREELGSTGIGRGVAVPHTKHPSVSELVGTVGVSEAGVDFDSLDGERVQLFFLLISPPERPGDHLRALENISRQLRDESFCRFLKQSKTADDIQQLLQEADDNQFAAG from the coding sequence ATGAAGTTTTCTGACTTTGTCAAGAAAGGCGCAATTCGCGCCAACCTGCAGTCCACTACGAAAGAGGCTGTGATCAATGAACTCGTCGAATCGCTGTTGGAGGCGGGGGAAATTGCCGCCGACCAGCGTGACGACATCATCGCGGCGATCATGAAGCGTGAGGAACTTGGCAGCACCGGCATCGGCCGCGGCGTAGCGGTTCCCCACACGAAGCACCCCAGCGTTTCAGAGCTGGTTGGCACCGTGGGAGTCAGCGAAGCGGGTGTTGATTTTGATTCACTCGACGGCGAACGGGTCCAGCTCTTCTTTTTGCTGATCAGCCCCCCGGAGCGTCCTGGCGATCACCTTCGAGCCCTGGAGAACATTTCGCGGCAATTGCGTGACGAGTCGTTCTGTCGGTTCCTCAAACAGAGCAAGACCGCTGACGACATTCAACAACTCCTCCAAGAAGCCGACGATAATCAGTTTGCCGCCGGCTAA
- a CDS encoding HPr family phosphocarrier protein — MNQPPLNNPPLLERTVCVVNPQGLHARPADLLVRCADGFESTIMIQKGAEQVDCRSILSLLTLGATEGTELKLTAQGQDAEHALAAICELFDQGFHENGQPSS; from the coding sequence ATGAACCAGCCGCCGCTCAATAACCCGCCTCTGCTCGAACGTACTGTGTGCGTTGTCAACCCACAGGGCTTGCATGCCCGCCCGGCTGATTTGCTAGTGCGTTGCGCGGATGGATTTGAGTCGACGATCATGATCCAAAAAGGGGCTGAACAAGTCGACTGCCGCAGTATTTTGTCTTTACTGACGCTCGGGGCGACCGAGGGAACGGAACTGAAACTCACCGCTCAAGGACAGGACGCTGAGCACGCACTGGCAGCGATCTGCGAACTGTTCGACCAGGGATTTCACGAAAATGGCCAGCCGTCCTCGTAA
- the ptsP gene encoding phosphoenolpyruvate--protein phosphotransferase, with amino-acid sequence MLELQGIPVSPGVAIASALVLDPDGYRIPRCIVPAADVEGEFARLHAAVDVVSQRLEQSRLDTTATAGSQTGDIFAAQLQMLHDPRLHSELQKRIREDHQSAAFAVSAVLHNYATALQKLENPFLADRAQDVLDIERQLLMQLGAVTQQPLMELTEPVIVLSRMLTPSETASLNREFVKGFCTEIGGPGGHTAIVAKGLEIPAVVGIGEFLPVIAGAGCVIVDGDRGRLIIDPTDEVLESYRQRAEDRRTLALRLAEQSQLPAETSDGVRISLNANIEFPHETGSCLQRGADGIGLYRTEFLYLSSEEEPTEEDHYAAYAEVISQMGGRPVVIRTLDLGADKMGHGKRAHAENNPFLGLRSIRLSLRNLDLFRPQLRAVLRAAVLGDVRVMFPLVTTIGELRQARMLLNVVAEDLKESGVPYRSDLPVGMMVEVPAAVITLERFAAEVDFFSIGTNDLAQYTLAVDRSNESVADLYQSSDPAVLRLIQASIDIAGDTQTPISVCGEMSSNPARALLLLGMGVRNLSVPPSALPRVKKAIRSVSITQCQGFAERVAKLESARDVDLYLMDRLADLVPELVMQ; translated from the coding sequence ATGCTGGAACTACAAGGCATTCCCGTTTCACCGGGCGTGGCCATTGCGTCGGCCCTCGTGCTCGACCCTGATGGCTATCGAATCCCACGGTGTATCGTCCCGGCCGCTGATGTCGAGGGCGAGTTCGCGCGTCTGCACGCTGCAGTGGACGTCGTCTCCCAGCGGCTCGAGCAGAGCCGACTCGATACCACCGCGACCGCCGGCAGCCAAACCGGAGATATCTTCGCCGCCCAGCTCCAGATGCTGCACGACCCGCGGCTGCACAGCGAACTGCAGAAACGCATTCGCGAAGATCATCAATCTGCGGCATTTGCCGTCAGTGCTGTGCTGCATAACTACGCCACGGCCCTCCAAAAACTCGAAAATCCGTTCCTCGCCGATCGGGCTCAAGACGTACTCGATATCGAACGGCAACTGCTCATGCAGCTCGGGGCCGTCACGCAGCAACCGCTGATGGAGCTGACAGAGCCGGTTATCGTGCTCTCGCGAATGCTCACACCGAGTGAAACGGCCTCGCTTAATCGCGAGTTCGTAAAAGGGTTCTGCACCGAGATCGGTGGCCCCGGAGGGCACACGGCCATTGTGGCAAAAGGCCTCGAGATACCTGCGGTTGTAGGTATCGGCGAATTTCTGCCCGTGATCGCTGGGGCTGGATGCGTGATTGTCGATGGCGATCGCGGTCGCTTGATCATCGACCCCACGGACGAAGTTCTAGAGAGCTATCGCCAGCGGGCCGAGGACCGCCGCACACTCGCCCTGCGGCTGGCCGAGCAAAGCCAACTGCCGGCTGAAACCAGCGATGGTGTCCGCATCTCACTCAACGCCAACATCGAGTTCCCCCACGAGACCGGTTCGTGCTTGCAGCGAGGTGCCGATGGCATCGGGCTTTATAGGACCGAGTTTTTATATTTGTCTTCCGAGGAAGAACCCACCGAAGAAGACCACTACGCCGCCTATGCCGAAGTCATTTCGCAGATGGGTGGTCGTCCCGTGGTGATTCGCACGCTCGATTTGGGCGCCGACAAAATGGGACACGGCAAGCGTGCTCATGCCGAGAACAACCCCTTCTTGGGGCTGCGCAGTATCCGACTATCACTTCGCAATCTCGATCTTTTCCGGCCCCAACTCCGTGCCGTCCTGCGGGCGGCCGTGCTAGGCGATGTGCGGGTGATGTTCCCGCTCGTGACGACCATCGGTGAGCTTCGTCAAGCGCGAATGCTGCTCAACGTGGTCGCCGAAGATTTAAAAGAATCCGGGGTTCCCTACCGCAGCGATCTGCCGGTAGGCATGATGGTGGAGGTGCCAGCGGCCGTCATCACACTCGAACGCTTTGCCGCCGAAGTCGACTTTTTCAGCATCGGTACCAACGACCTGGCCCAATACACACTGGCAGTCGATCGCTCCAATGAGTCCGTCGCGGATCTCTACCAATCGAGTGATCCCGCCGTGCTGCGACTGATCCAAGCCAGCATTGACATTGCCGGTGATACACAAACACCGATCAGCGTTTGCGGTGAAATGAGCAGCAACCCCGCTCGAGCCCTCCTGTTGCTCGGCATGGGTGTGCGTAACTTGAGCGTTCCACCCTCGGCACTCCCACGGGTCAAGAAAGCAATCCGCAGCGTTTCGATCACGCAGTGCCAAGGGTTCGCCGAACGCGTCGCCAAGTTGGAATCTGCCCGCGATGTGGATTTGTATCTGATGGATCGGCTTGCCGACCTGGTGCCGGAATTGGTGATGCAATGA
- a CDS encoding TIGR03936 family radical SAM-associated protein produces MNRGRRNPRTSSNVSPNLQPAGTPRFRYRVRFAKTGLLRWISHRDLATLWERIGRRAELPFSMTEGFNPKPRMQFPSALSLGVESLDEVLDLELSEDWAAEKLLQRLQIDDQPGLRINSVEQVDLADGKAQLAAMDYLVTLPDDFDDAEATRTTAAIERMRLQDTVSIERKGKPVVAHVATDIPVLDLQPNQLVARIVTGPGASLKIQDILDLLGLSDWPERGATLIRTGMTLKGETEHS; encoded by the coding sequence ATGAACCGCGGACGGCGAAATCCCAGAACCAGCAGTAACGTCTCGCCCAACCTGCAACCCGCAGGGACACCGCGGTTTCGCTACCGAGTGCGATTCGCCAAGACCGGTTTACTGCGGTGGATCAGCCATCGTGATTTAGCGACATTGTGGGAACGGATCGGACGCCGAGCTGAACTGCCCTTCTCGATGACGGAAGGTTTCAATCCTAAACCGCGAATGCAGTTTCCGTCCGCACTCTCTCTCGGCGTCGAAAGTCTCGACGAAGTACTCGATCTCGAGCTTAGTGAAGATTGGGCCGCCGAGAAATTGTTGCAGCGATTGCAAATTGACGACCAACCCGGACTGCGAATCAACAGCGTCGAGCAAGTCGACTTGGCCGATGGCAAAGCACAACTCGCGGCAATGGACTATCTCGTCACATTGCCCGATGACTTTGATGATGCCGAGGCCACCCGCACCACCGCCGCGATTGAGCGGATGCGGCTACAAGACACCGTTTCGATCGAGCGGAAGGGGAAGCCTGTCGTCGCTCACGTGGCGACCGATATCCCCGTTCTCGATCTCCAACCCAATCAACTCGTCGCTCGCATCGTGACCGGACCGGGGGCGTCTTTGAAGATTCAAGACATCCTCGATCTGCTCGGTTTGAGTGATTGGCCCGAAAGAGGTGCGACGTTGATTCGCACCGGTATGACTCTCAAGGGCGAAACAGAACATTCGTAA
- a CDS encoding Rne/Rng family ribonuclease, whose translation MKREMLINVLQPEECRIAVVEDKVLEELYVERKSVEAYAGNIYRGKIVNLEPSIQAAFVDFGVGRNGFLHISDVEPQYFRQGGYDPEEIMRESDEMAAASAARNRESGRGNSRVYKGGRPRIKPPIQEIFKRGDEVLVQVIKEGIGNKGPTLSTYISIPGRYLVLMPALSRVGVSRKIEDEDDRKRLKKALHACNPPKGLGFIVRTAGAGRSEDELHRDMDYLLRLWKAIARRIETTTEPGEIYEESDLIIRTIRDIYSDDIDHILIDEEESYNKARDFLKSVMPRVVDRLKLYDGEVPLFHKYNLEEEIVKINQRQVQLKDGGSIVIDPTEALVAIDVNSGNFRGKASADENAFRLNLSAAKEIARQLRLRDLGGVIVNDFIDMRKESYRRKVERVLRDAMAKDRARTKILRTSPFGLIEMTRQRIRPSLKRSIYQDCPCCKGRGLVKTPESMSIEVVRTLALAVKNKHIVRVTVRVNDAVAAFLNNKKRRAMSDMEDSGNMTVQILGSEGLFPEHLEVDCRDTHGERVEIDS comes from the coding sequence ATGAAGCGTGAAATGCTAATCAATGTGCTCCAGCCTGAAGAATGCCGCATTGCGGTGGTGGAGGACAAGGTGCTCGAGGAACTTTACGTCGAACGCAAGAGCGTCGAGGCATATGCAGGGAATATCTACCGCGGGAAGATCGTTAATCTCGAACCAAGTATCCAAGCTGCCTTTGTCGACTTTGGTGTCGGACGCAATGGGTTCCTGCACATCAGCGACGTTGAGCCTCAGTACTTTCGCCAAGGCGGCTACGATCCCGAAGAGATCATGCGGGAATCCGACGAGATGGCTGCCGCCTCGGCGGCCCGAAACCGTGAAAGTGGACGTGGTAACTCGCGTGTCTACAAAGGCGGTCGCCCTCGCATCAAACCACCGATTCAAGAAATCTTTAAACGTGGCGACGAGGTTCTCGTCCAAGTCATCAAGGAAGGCATTGGTAACAAAGGGCCAACACTCTCAACCTACATTTCTATCCCAGGTCGCTATCTCGTGCTGATGCCCGCGCTCTCACGCGTCGGTGTTAGCCGGAAGATCGAAGACGAAGATGATCGCAAGCGACTCAAAAAAGCCCTCCACGCCTGCAATCCTCCCAAGGGACTCGGGTTCATCGTTCGCACTGCCGGTGCGGGACGCAGTGAAGACGAACTGCACCGCGACATGGATTATCTACTGCGATTATGGAAAGCGATCGCCCGCCGAATCGAAACCACTACTGAACCAGGCGAGATCTACGAAGAGAGCGATCTGATCATTCGCACCATCCGCGACATCTACAGCGATGACATCGATCACATCCTGATCGATGAGGAAGAGTCCTACAACAAAGCTCGTGACTTTCTCAAAAGCGTGATGCCGCGCGTTGTGGATCGTTTGAAGCTCTATGACGGCGAAGTGCCATTGTTCCACAAATACAATCTCGAAGAAGAGATTGTTAAGATCAACCAGCGTCAGGTCCAACTCAAGGACGGCGGCTCGATCGTCATCGACCCCACCGAAGCACTCGTGGCCATCGACGTCAACAGCGGTAACTTCCGCGGCAAGGCGTCCGCTGATGAAAATGCGTTTCGCCTAAACCTGTCTGCGGCCAAGGAAATCGCGCGACAACTTCGCCTGCGTGACCTCGGCGGTGTGATCGTCAATGACTTCATCGACATGCGGAAGGAAAGCTACCGCCGCAAAGTCGAACGAGTTCTACGCGACGCCATGGCGAAGGATCGTGCCCGTACCAAAATTCTGCGTACGAGCCCGTTCGGCCTCATCGAAATGACACGGCAACGGATTCGCCCAAGTCTGAAACGGAGCATCTATCAAGACTGCCCGTGCTGCAAGGGTCGCGGGCTCGTTAAAACACCCGAGAGCATGTCAATCGAAGTCGTTCGTACGCTCGCCCTCGCGGTCAAGAACAAACACATCGTCCGTGTCACCGTCCGTGTCAACGACGCTGTGGCCGCGTTCTTGAATAACAAGAAACGCCGCGCGATGTCTGACATGGAGGACTCGGGTAACATGACCGTCCAAATCCTCGGCAGCGAAGGCCTGTTCCCCGAACACCTCGAAGTCGATTGTCGCGACACGCACGGCGAACGCGTCGAAATCGACTCGTGA
- a CDS encoding AAA family ATPase, whose translation MIHEIRIQNFKSIRNVTVEFTPVTVLIGRSGTGKSNFIEAIRYLRDLLGADWNGMGGGVAGMGSGVLSSVETIRPLPKTNAPTRFEIFFSVRSEKKKYRYLLDLGKTPVEGGIGEEKLCLGENVLFHQSVDANNQAIWKVEPRLVEVPAPGGVALGRMPSLSEVVVAYVALTEGIGCYSFPRSVMLDGAKSEAGQFGFQDAGSNYLQTMRKIVSNFQDSSARQRILSSLQRVIHGVSSVELNDLRQPQYAVVGHLFNRLTLELKLSQESEGFRRFFAHLLALNQQPSKLAMFFEHPEEGVHPSALSLLVDDFLAAPEDGRGQVILTTHSPELLDRFDADQIQVVEKEGFFTQIGELAMEQREALDNQLTEPGELLTVDPARLEDALESTVHSE comes from the coding sequence ATGATTCATGAAATCCGGATTCAGAACTTCAAAAGTATCCGAAATGTGACGGTCGAGTTCACACCCGTGACGGTCTTGATCGGCCGCAGCGGTACGGGCAAATCCAACTTCATCGAAGCGATACGGTACTTAAGAGATCTGCTCGGTGCGGATTGGAACGGGATGGGTGGTGGCGTCGCAGGGATGGGGAGCGGAGTGCTCTCCAGCGTCGAAACGATACGTCCGCTTCCCAAGACGAACGCACCAACTCGGTTCGAAATATTCTTTTCAGTTCGGAGCGAGAAGAAAAAATATCGCTATTTGTTGGATCTTGGGAAAACGCCAGTGGAAGGGGGAATAGGCGAGGAAAAATTGTGTTTAGGTGAAAACGTTCTGTTTCACCAATCCGTCGATGCGAACAATCAGGCAATCTGGAAAGTGGAGCCGCGACTTGTCGAGGTGCCAGCACCAGGCGGGGTCGCACTTGGCCGAATGCCGTCGTTGTCGGAGGTGGTCGTAGCATACGTGGCATTGACCGAAGGCATCGGTTGTTACTCGTTTCCTCGTAGTGTCATGCTCGATGGAGCGAAGAGTGAAGCAGGACAATTCGGCTTTCAGGATGCGGGCTCCAATTACCTGCAAACGATGAGGAAGATCGTCAGTAATTTCCAAGACTCATCGGCTCGGCAACGGATCTTGTCGTCGTTGCAGCGTGTCATCCATGGTGTCTCGTCAGTTGAGCTGAATGACCTCCGTCAACCTCAGTATGCTGTTGTGGGGCATCTTTTCAATCGCCTAACGCTTGAGCTGAAACTCTCTCAAGAGTCAGAAGGATTCCGACGCTTTTTCGCACACCTGTTGGCACTGAACCAGCAGCCATCGAAATTGGCGATGTTTTTTGAGCATCCCGAGGAGGGCGTGCACCCGAGTGCGTTATCGCTGCTTGTCGACGATTTTTTGGCAGCACCGGAGGACGGCCGCGGACAGGTGATCCTGACGACGCACAGCCCTGAATTGCTCGACAGATTCGACGCGGATCAAATCCAGGTAGTTGAGAAGGAAGGTTTCTTTACTCAAATCGGAGAACTGGCAATGGAGCAGCGAGAGGCGTTGGATAATCAATTGACTGAACCCGGTGAATTGCTGACCGTCGACCCAGCTCGCCTTGAGGACGCGCTAGAAAGCACGGTGCATAGCGAATGA
- a CDS encoding linear amide C-N hydrolase, whose amino-acid sequence MPKLAKSFGTIQQTAAVSILVVVKTRYLSLKERAGSDLAEPVCSSIGLVGLTGTKHSQDEREMMINKRTMMSALVSVVLVGFVLKPIVACTVMQLQRGTQVIVARNHDWGTGGGLLIVNPRGIKKTAITPVNPKQWVSQYGNVSFAQFGRELSFAGMNEQGLTVDLLQLRAAVFPAVDPEKPSVNVVQWVQYQLDMSATVADVIASLDEINPTPFLTKLEKVHYFVTDTSGDIAVIEYLDGKPHVHRGNNVVCALANSTWPDSTRAITDNHAGNSSEQRFMLASSFAANAGNQSPNVDLVQYAFAALHRVAQDHTQWSLVYEPTSLRINFATQVAPQRRWIDFSDVDFTEGAQVLCLDINQDLAGDVREHLEPFTRDANRRIIDDAFDAGPAGFLKETVKGMVLSYGESLAPVGID is encoded by the coding sequence GTGCCGAAACTCGCTAAGAGTTTCGGCACCATCCAACAAACTGCTGCGGTTTCAATACTCGTCGTCGTAAAAACCCGGTATCTCTCACTGAAAGAAAGAGCTGGAAGCGACCTCGCAGAACCGGTATGCTCGAGCATTGGTTTGGTAGGGTTGACAGGTACCAAGCATTCACAGGATGAGCGGGAAATGATGATAAACAAGCGAACTATGATGTCGGCGCTGGTCAGCGTGGTTCTTGTTGGCTTCGTTTTAAAGCCGATTGTTGCCTGCACCGTGATGCAGTTGCAGCGGGGCACGCAAGTCATCGTGGCGCGCAATCACGATTGGGGGACAGGAGGCGGTTTACTGATCGTCAATCCGCGAGGCATCAAAAAAACTGCGATCACGCCAGTGAATCCAAAGCAATGGGTATCCCAGTATGGCAATGTGTCGTTCGCTCAATTTGGGCGAGAACTGTCCTTCGCGGGAATGAACGAGCAGGGACTCACTGTTGACCTATTGCAGTTGCGCGCGGCCGTTTTCCCCGCCGTCGATCCGGAAAAACCGTCGGTCAATGTCGTGCAGTGGGTACAGTATCAACTCGACATGTCGGCCACGGTTGCCGATGTGATCGCCAGCCTCGACGAGATCAATCCGACGCCGTTTTTGACTAAGCTTGAAAAAGTGCATTACTTCGTCACCGACACCAGTGGCGACATTGCCGTGATCGAGTACCTCGATGGCAAGCCCCATGTTCATCGTGGTAATAACGTCGTCTGTGCCCTTGCCAACTCGACATGGCCGGACTCCACCCGAGCTATCACGGATAACCATGCTGGCAACTCTAGCGAGCAACGCTTCATGCTCGCCTCAAGCTTCGCCGCCAACGCGGGCAATCAAAGTCCGAATGTTGATCTTGTCCAATACGCCTTCGCTGCCCTCCACCGCGTCGCCCAGGATCACACGCAGTGGAGCTTGGTTTACGAGCCCACCTCGCTGCGAATCAATTTTGCCACGCAGGTCGCCCCACAGCGACGTTGGATCGATTTTTCGGACGTCGATTTTACGGAAGGGGCGCAAGTCCTGTGCCTTGACATAAACCAAGACCTTGCCGGAGACGTGCGAGAGCATCTTGAACCGTTCACACGGGATGCCAATCGGCGGATCATCGACGATGCCTTTGATGCCGGCCCCGCTGGGTTTCTAAAAGAGACCGTCAAAGGCATGGTACTCAGCTACGGTGAGTCGTTGGCGCCGGTCGGGATTGATTGA
- the coaE gene encoding dephospho-CoA kinase (Dephospho-CoA kinase (CoaE) performs the final step in coenzyme A biosynthesis.) has translation MTERNTTLVIGIIGPPCSGKSTVARVVESRGGVWIDADAIAKEQLSDAEVIADLVESFGIAILASDGSVSRAQIADLVFGDDDESHRRLKKLESIIHPRTHRIIQSRLDTATARGALYIILDVPLLLESGWESQCDQIWCMQIEPARHRQLLAARGWSETELARREQRQLPWAEKRRRSTWVIQNDGSVDDLREKVVRMLNQSRPAPTTHRS, from the coding sequence ATGACCGAGCGAAATACCACCTTAGTGATCGGCATCATTGGTCCCCCGTGCAGCGGCAAATCCACGGTCGCGCGCGTGGTCGAATCACGCGGTGGTGTTTGGATCGATGCCGATGCGATTGCGAAAGAGCAGCTCAGTGACGCCGAGGTGATTGCAGACCTTGTGGAGTCCTTCGGCATCGCTATTCTTGCCAGCGACGGTTCAGTGTCCCGGGCCCAGATCGCGGACCTGGTTTTCGGTGATGACGATGAATCGCATCGGCGATTGAAGAAACTGGAGTCCATCATCCATCCACGCACGCACCGGATTATTCAATCACGATTGGACACCGCTACCGCACGCGGGGCACTCTATATCATTCTCGATGTTCCGCTCTTGCTAGAGAGCGGATGGGAGAGCCAGTGTGATCAGATCTGGTGCATGCAGATCGAGCCCGCGAGACACCGGCAGCTACTCGCCGCTCGTGGCTGGAGCGAAACCGAACTTGCTCGTCGCGAGCAGCGGCAGCTGCCCTGGGCAGAAAAACGCCGCCGCAGCACGTGGGTGATCCAGAACGACGGCAGCGTTGATGACCTGCGAGAAAAAGTAGTCCGAATGCTCAATCAATCCCGACCGGCGCCAACGACTCACCGTAGCTGA